A stretch of the Bordetella genomosp. 8 genome encodes the following:
- a CDS encoding branched-chain amino acid ABC transporter ATP-binding protein/permease produces the protein MKRAAIPSAVLLTVLCLVLAATLNSYYVFVLANVALIAIVGIGLNVLLGLTGQVSFGHVGFYALGAYTVAVLTTHAGWSFWPAWIAGALLSAAAGALLALPALRVKGPYLAMITIAFSFIVQHAIVEMPALTGGQNGIMGIPPLVLGGFAPEQSVAMVAIVAVLLLLVAYATLSGGSWGAAMRAIMDSETAAESVGLNPLVIKTVAFAVSAALAGLAGGLFAPLSGFVTPDTFSFMQSILFVLVVVIGGAGTVAGPIAGAIIVGILPEVLASLESYRLLFFGALLLVVLWLAPEGIIGLAGRWLRPRPRLHDADEDSRDDVDGAALEGAALDGAALLQARPRRVLRAQALGMTFGGVRAVSGLDVDVAPAQVTSLIGPNGAGKTTALNMLSGFYVPSTGRITLDGGELQGLPAFRIARRGISRTYQTSQLFGSLSVLRNVTLAMSRGRLGGLLSGGAHADAARRRQARALLAFCGYRGDPDAPAAGLAHVDRRLVEIARALAMDPDVLLLDEPAAGLSREDKENLAALLRRIADAGPSVVVVEHDMALVMGISDRIVVLDAGRRLALGTPAQIQADPAVRQAYLGEQAQQAGAASSTAAAPPRIGGHEVLGIGELVAGYGADPVLHGIDLQVREGEMVALLGANGAGKSTLMRTLAGLHRASAGGLHFEGQPLNTLDAEAIVKLGVVLVPEGRQVFPDLSVLDNIRLGAFLHPRDSETRVQEMLDRFPRLRERLGQRAGLLSGGEQQMLALARGLMAQPRLLLLDEPSLGLAPKIIAELFESLDALRRERMTLLLVDQMAGLALSLADRAYVMEGGRIVAQGSAADIAANEMLARAYLGAAAN, from the coding sequence ATGAAGCGCGCCGCCATTCCCAGCGCCGTGCTGCTCACGGTGCTCTGCCTGGTGCTTGCCGCCACGCTGAACAGCTACTACGTGTTCGTCCTGGCCAACGTCGCGCTGATCGCCATCGTCGGCATCGGCCTGAACGTGCTGCTGGGACTGACCGGCCAGGTGTCCTTCGGCCACGTCGGTTTCTATGCGCTGGGCGCGTACACCGTCGCGGTACTGACGACGCACGCCGGCTGGAGCTTCTGGCCCGCGTGGATCGCCGGCGCGCTGTTGTCGGCGGCCGCGGGCGCGCTGCTGGCGTTGCCGGCGCTGCGCGTCAAGGGGCCTTACCTGGCGATGATCACCATCGCCTTCAGCTTCATCGTGCAGCACGCGATCGTCGAAATGCCGGCGTTGACGGGCGGCCAGAACGGCATCATGGGCATACCGCCGCTGGTGCTGGGCGGCTTCGCGCCGGAGCAGTCGGTGGCGATGGTGGCCATCGTCGCGGTGTTGCTGCTGCTGGTCGCGTACGCGACCTTGTCGGGCGGCAGCTGGGGCGCCGCCATGCGGGCCATCATGGACAGCGAGACCGCCGCCGAATCGGTCGGGCTGAACCCGCTGGTCATCAAGACCGTGGCATTCGCGGTGTCCGCCGCGCTGGCGGGGCTGGCGGGCGGCCTGTTCGCCCCCCTGTCCGGCTTCGTCACGCCGGACACCTTCAGCTTCATGCAATCCATCCTGTTCGTGCTGGTGGTCGTCATCGGCGGCGCCGGCACGGTGGCCGGCCCCATCGCCGGGGCCATCATCGTCGGCATCCTGCCGGAAGTGCTGGCGTCGCTGGAGTCGTACCGCCTGCTGTTCTTCGGCGCCTTGCTGCTGGTGGTGCTGTGGCTGGCGCCCGAAGGCATCATCGGCCTGGCGGGCCGCTGGCTGCGCCCGCGCCCTCGCTTGCACGATGCCGATGAAGACAGCCGGGACGACGTGGATGGGGCCGCCCTGGAAGGGGCCGCCCTGGATGGGGCGGCGCTGCTGCAGGCGCGCCCGCGCCGTGTCCTGCGCGCGCAGGCCCTGGGGATGACCTTCGGCGGCGTGCGGGCGGTCAGCGGACTGGACGTGGACGTGGCGCCCGCCCAGGTGACTTCGCTGATCGGCCCCAACGGCGCCGGCAAGACCACCGCGCTGAACATGCTGAGCGGCTTCTACGTGCCCAGCACCGGCCGCATCACGCTGGACGGCGGCGAACTCCAGGGCCTGCCCGCGTTCCGCATCGCCCGCCGCGGCATATCCCGCACGTACCAGACGTCGCAGCTGTTCGGCAGCCTGAGCGTGCTGCGCAACGTGACGCTGGCGATGTCGCGCGGCCGGCTGGGCGGCCTGCTGTCCGGCGGCGCGCATGCCGACGCCGCGCGGCGCCGCCAGGCCCGCGCGCTGCTGGCGTTCTGCGGCTATCGCGGCGATCCGGACGCGCCCGCCGCCGGCCTGGCACACGTGGATCGGCGCCTGGTGGAAATCGCCCGCGCCCTGGCGATGGATCCGGACGTGCTGCTGCTGGACGAACCCGCCGCCGGCCTCAGCCGCGAAGACAAGGAAAACCTGGCCGCGCTGCTGCGGCGCATCGCCGACGCGGGCCCCAGCGTCGTGGTGGTCGAGCACGACATGGCGCTGGTGATGGGCATTTCCGATCGCATCGTCGTGCTGGATGCCGGACGCCGCCTGGCACTGGGCACGCCCGCGCAAATCCAGGCCGACCCGGCGGTGCGCCAGGCCTACCTGGGCGAGCAGGCGCAGCAGGCCGGCGCCGCGTCATCGACGGCCGCCGCGCCGCCGCGCATCGGCGGCCATGAGGTCTTGGGCATCGGCGAACTCGTCGCGGGCTATGGCGCGGATCCGGTGCTGCACGGCATCGACCTGCAGGTCCGCGAAGGCGAAATGGTGGCGCTGCTGGGCGCCAACGGCGCCGGCAAATCTACCTTGATGCGCACGCTGGCCGGCCTGCATCGCGCCAGCGCGGGCGGCCTGCATTTCGAGGGGCAACCGCTGAACACGCTGGACGCCGAAGCCATCGTCAAGCTCGGCGTCGTGCTGGTGCCGGAGGGGCGGCAGGTCTTTCCGGACCTGTCCGTGCTGGACAACATCCGGCTGGGCGCCTTCCTGCATCCGCGCGACAGCGAGACGCGCGTGCAGGAAATGCTGGACCGCTTCCCGCGCCTGCGCGAACGGCTGGGACAACGCGCCGGCCTGCTGTCCGGCGGCGAACAGCAGATGCTGGCGCTGGCGCGCGGCCTGATGGCGCAACCGCGCCTGCTGCTGCTGGACGAGCCGTCGCTGGGCCTGGCGCCCAAGATCATCGCCGAACTATTCGAGTCCCTGGACGCGCTGCGCCGCGAACGCATGACGCTGTTGCTGGTGGACCAGATGGCCGGCCTGGCGCTGTCGCTGGCCGACCGCGCCTATGTGATGGAAGGCGGCCGCATCGTCGCGCAGGGCAGCGCCGCCGACATCGCGGCCAACGAGATGCTCGCGCGCGCCTACCTGGGCGCCGCCGCCAACTGA
- a CDS encoding branched-chain amino acid ABC transporter permease, translating to MQLISALITGLSLGSMYGVVALGFTMTYAVSGTVNFAQGSSVMLGAVLCFAFSQSAGLPMWLAVLLALAVCAAYGMAVEALAVRPFASRGSNAWLMSTVALGIVLDNLVMHTFGKEPRSLPSPLVGRQIELGGVGLGVYALHLVIPAIGLAMAAALHVVSRRTRWGKALLAVAQNRDAARLMGIPIRRTITASFALSTCFAGIAGILIAPLFNVSAEMGTLFGIKAFAVAILGGIGSAWGVMVAGLLFGVAEALIVTYIGSGYTQIITFGLVIVLLAMRPDGLLGQAGVRKV from the coding sequence ATGCAGCTGATATCGGCGCTCATCACTGGCCTGAGCCTGGGCAGCATGTACGGCGTGGTGGCGCTGGGCTTTACCATGACCTACGCGGTGTCCGGCACGGTCAATTTCGCGCAGGGCAGCTCGGTGATGCTGGGGGCGGTGCTGTGCTTCGCCTTCTCGCAATCGGCCGGCCTGCCGATGTGGCTGGCCGTGCTGCTGGCGCTGGCGGTCTGCGCCGCATACGGCATGGCGGTGGAAGCGCTGGCCGTGCGGCCATTCGCCAGCAGGGGTTCCAACGCCTGGCTGATGTCCACGGTGGCGCTGGGCATCGTGCTCGACAACCTCGTCATGCATACCTTCGGCAAGGAACCGCGCAGCCTGCCTTCGCCCCTGGTGGGCCGGCAGATCGAGCTGGGCGGCGTCGGGCTGGGGGTCTATGCGCTGCACCTGGTCATTCCCGCCATCGGCCTGGCCATGGCGGCCGCGCTGCACGTGGTGTCGCGCCGCACGCGCTGGGGCAAGGCGCTACTGGCGGTGGCGCAGAACCGCGATGCCGCGCGCCTGATGGGCATTCCCATCCGCCGCACGATCACCGCGTCCTTTGCGCTATCGACCTGTTTCGCCGGGATCGCCGGCATCCTGATCGCCCCGCTGTTCAACGTCAGCGCGGAAATGGGCACGCTGTTCGGCATCAAGGCCTTCGCCGTCGCCATACTGGGCGGCATCGGCAGCGCCTGGGGCGTCATGGTGGCGGGCCTGCTGTTCGGCGTGGCCGAAGCGCTGATCGTCACCTACATCGGGTCCGGCTACACCCAGATCATCACCTTCGGCCTGGTCATCGTGCTGCTGGCGATGCGGCCCGACGGCCTGCTCGGGCAGGCGGGAGTGCGCAAGGTATGA
- a CDS encoding ABC transporter substrate-binding protein, with protein sequence MIRSSRRTFTTATAALMLGLGWMSATRAAEPIKVGLVAALSGQSALSGEAITRGLQTAIDEINAQGGLLGGRQLVLVRRDDESNPAKGVTAARELIYREKVAVFFGGIDTPVALAIAPLANQAKVPFMNPWAAGTAITRNGADPNYVFRVSAVDELVDKGMVAYAQKTFQTTKFGLLMINNPWGESNQKGLVAALKAKGMEPVGSEKFEATDVDIVPQLTRLKAAGADTIVLVANVGPAAQVVKSMDRMGWKVPVVSHWGVAGGRFTELGGPNASNVHFVQTYSFYGKLSPVGDQVVKELKAKYPDIKQPGDITPAVGVANAYDGMRLTALAIAKAGSTDGDAIRKGYYAIDTYQGLIKTYSHPFSPTQHDALSETDYVWAQFIDNRIVPVGMKP encoded by the coding sequence ATGATCCGCTCATCCCGCCGTACGTTCACCACCGCCACCGCCGCCCTCATGCTGGGCCTCGGATGGATGTCCGCCACCCGCGCCGCCGAGCCCATCAAGGTCGGCCTGGTCGCCGCGCTGTCGGGCCAGTCCGCGTTGTCGGGCGAAGCCATCACCCGCGGCCTGCAGACCGCCATCGACGAGATCAATGCGCAGGGCGGCCTGCTGGGCGGCCGCCAGCTGGTGCTGGTGCGGCGCGACGACGAATCCAATCCCGCCAAGGGCGTGACCGCGGCGCGTGAACTGATCTATCGCGAGAAGGTCGCCGTGTTCTTCGGCGGTATCGATACACCCGTTGCCCTGGCCATCGCGCCCCTGGCCAACCAGGCCAAGGTGCCCTTCATGAATCCGTGGGCGGCGGGCACCGCCATCACCCGCAACGGTGCCGATCCCAACTATGTGTTCCGTGTGTCGGCGGTGGACGAACTGGTCGACAAGGGCATGGTGGCCTATGCGCAGAAGACCTTCCAGACCACGAAGTTCGGCCTGCTCATGATCAACAATCCATGGGGCGAATCGAACCAGAAGGGCCTGGTCGCGGCGCTCAAGGCAAAAGGCATGGAGCCGGTCGGCAGCGAGAAATTCGAGGCCACCGACGTCGACATCGTGCCCCAGCTCACGCGCCTGAAGGCCGCCGGCGCCGACACCATCGTGCTGGTCGCCAACGTCGGTCCGGCCGCGCAGGTGGTCAAGTCCATGGACCGCATGGGCTGGAAAGTGCCGGTGGTCTCGCACTGGGGCGTGGCGGGCGGCCGCTTCACCGAATTGGGCGGTCCCAACGCGAGCAACGTCCATTTCGTGCAGACCTACAGCTTCTACGGCAAGCTGTCGCCGGTCGGCGACCAGGTCGTCAAGGAGTTGAAGGCCAAGTATCCAGACATCAAGCAACCCGGCGACATCACGCCGGCGGTCGGCGTGGCCAACGCCTACGACGGCATGCGCCTGACCGCGCTGGCCATCGCCAAGGCCGGCTCGACCGATGGCGACGCGATACGCAAGGGCTATTACGCCATCGATACCTATCAAGGCCTGATCAAGACCTACTCCCATCCCTTCAGCCCCACGCAGCACGACGCCCTGTCGGAAACCGACTACGTCTGGGCGCAGTTCATCGACAACCGCATCGTGCCGGTCGGCATGAAGCCCTGA
- a CDS encoding polysaccharide deacetylase family protein: protein MTTVSRFEKLATHDRFDYSPIHQRADYAWPGGARLAVYLGFNIEHFAFGEGLGARLGAALAEPDVLNYSWREYGNRVGAWRCLELFEELGFPAGIIANTSVFDHCGGLIEACVRRGDELIGHGHTNSDHQSKLPEAEERALLEHCRDRIAALGGRADGWLSPWIAESRVTTDLLAETGYRYTLNWAHDDQPVRMRTRGGQPFWSIPYPQELNDIPMIIARQMDAKDFAQIIIDNFDEMRRQSRRQPLVMGIALHPYLVGQPYRLLHLRRALAHIARARDDGDIWITTPGAICRHVDALS from the coding sequence ATGACGACGGTTTCCCGCTTCGAAAAACTCGCCACGCATGACCGCTTCGATTACTCGCCCATCCACCAGCGGGCGGACTACGCCTGGCCGGGCGGGGCGCGCCTGGCGGTGTACCTGGGCTTCAATATCGAACATTTCGCGTTCGGCGAAGGCCTGGGCGCCCGCCTGGGCGCCGCGCTGGCCGAACCGGATGTGCTGAACTATTCGTGGCGCGAGTACGGCAATCGCGTGGGCGCCTGGCGCTGCCTGGAGCTGTTCGAGGAGCTCGGCTTTCCCGCCGGCATCATCGCCAACACGTCCGTCTTCGATCATTGCGGCGGACTGATAGAGGCCTGCGTGCGGCGCGGCGACGAGCTGATCGGCCACGGCCACACCAACTCGGACCACCAGAGCAAGCTGCCGGAAGCCGAAGAACGCGCGCTGCTGGAACATTGCCGCGATCGCATCGCCGCGCTGGGCGGCCGCGCGGACGGCTGGCTGTCGCCGTGGATCGCGGAATCGCGCGTCACCACCGATCTGCTGGCGGAAACGGGCTACCGCTATACCTTGAACTGGGCGCACGACGACCAGCCCGTGCGCATGCGCACGCGCGGCGGCCAGCCTTTCTGGTCCATCCCGTATCCGCAGGAATTGAACGATATACCGATGATCATCGCGCGGCAGATGGATGCCAAGGACTTCGCCCAGATCATCATCGACAATTTCGACGAGATGCGGCGACAGTCGCGCCGGCAGCCGCTGGTCATGGGCATCGCGCTGCATCCCTATCTGGTAGGCCAGCCTTATCGGCTGCTGCATCTGCGCAGGGCGCTGGCGCACATCGCCCGCGCGCGCGACGACGGCGATATCTGGATCACCACGCCGGGCGCGATCTGCCGCCACGTCGATGCGCTCTCATGA
- a CDS encoding GntR family transcriptional regulator yields MTTATRKTTATTRPRGRPKVRPGRLVAAKSAARQAVAGGDGEERIYQAVLQSVLGQRLKPGTKLPEAALCELFGVGRSLVQRVLQRLARDHVVELRPNRGAVVALPTPEEVGKLFEARRALEAAIVPLVARHATRADYAMLRRHLRQEHQALHHSGQAQWALLASAFHTKLAELSRNPLLQRYLLETVSRCALVVAVYQPPGNATCEHDEHEHVVDLIEGGEVAAAVRAMDQHLRDLEAHINIVQETGSSSLADMLGLG; encoded by the coding sequence ATGACCACCGCGACCAGGAAAACCACCGCCACCACCCGGCCCAGGGGCCGGCCGAAAGTACGCCCCGGCCGCCTGGTCGCCGCGAAGTCCGCCGCCAGGCAGGCGGTGGCCGGCGGCGACGGCGAAGAGCGCATCTACCAGGCCGTGCTGCAAAGCGTGCTGGGGCAACGGCTGAAACCCGGCACCAAGCTGCCGGAAGCCGCCCTCTGCGAGCTGTTCGGCGTGGGACGTTCGCTGGTGCAGCGTGTGCTGCAGCGGCTGGCGCGGGACCACGTCGTTGAACTGCGGCCCAATCGCGGCGCGGTGGTGGCCTTGCCCACGCCGGAAGAAGTGGGCAAGCTGTTCGAAGCCCGGCGCGCGCTGGAGGCGGCCATCGTCCCGCTGGTCGCCCGCCATGCCACGCGTGCCGACTACGCGATGCTACGGCGCCATCTGCGGCAGGAACACCAGGCACTGCACCACAGCGGCCAGGCGCAGTGGGCGCTGCTGGCCAGCGCCTTTCACACCAAGCTGGCCGAGCTGTCGCGCAATCCCCTGCTGCAACGCTATCTGCTGGAAACGGTATCGCGCTGTGCGCTGGTGGTGGCCGTCTACCAGCCGCCCGGCAACGCCACCTGCGAGCATGACGAGCACGAGCACGTGGTGGACCTGATCGAAGGCGGCGAAGTCGCCGCCGCGGTGCGCGCGATGGACCAGCATCTGCGCGACCTGGAAGCGCACATCAACATCGTGCAGGAAACCGGGTCCAGCAGCCTGGCGGACATGCTCGGCCTGGGCTGA
- a CDS encoding copper resistance protein B: MTAHMRRKGAARALALVLASMAIAGAAMAAPPVGSLPSSDGGTDAAYTSYGIAPHMMDDAITTHLDMEKLEFAHDRDARNGLRWDGEFWAGTDRDKLWLKSEGEHEGGDTAGRAEAYWSHAVSPFWDLQLGARHDFGGGPARTWMGVGVEGTAPYGIETELTAYVGASGRTALALKAQYDLLLTQRLILTPEVEANAYGRNDARRDIGNGLSDATVSLRLRYEITREVAPYIGISFGRKFGDTARYAQADGDSRSDRALLAGVRIRF, translated from the coding sequence ATGACCGCGCACATGCGCCGAAAGGGCGCGGCGCGGGCCCTGGCTTTGGTCCTGGCATCCATGGCCATCGCGGGGGCCGCGATGGCCGCGCCACCGGTCGGCTCGCTGCCGTCGAGCGACGGCGGTACGGACGCCGCGTACACGTCCTACGGTATCGCCCCGCACATGATGGACGATGCGATCACCACGCATCTCGACATGGAAAAACTGGAATTCGCCCACGACCGCGACGCCCGCAACGGCCTGCGTTGGGATGGCGAATTCTGGGCTGGCACCGACCGCGACAAACTCTGGTTGAAAAGCGAAGGCGAGCACGAAGGCGGCGACACCGCGGGCCGCGCCGAAGCCTACTGGAGCCACGCCGTATCGCCCTTCTGGGACCTGCAACTGGGCGCGCGGCACGATTTCGGCGGCGGCCCGGCGCGTACCTGGATGGGCGTCGGCGTGGAGGGCACCGCCCCCTATGGCATCGAAACGGAATTGACCGCCTATGTCGGCGCCAGCGGGCGGACCGCGCTGGCGCTGAAGGCGCAGTACGACCTGCTGCTGACCCAGCGCCTGATCCTGACGCCGGAAGTGGAAGCCAACGCCTACGGCAGGAACGACGCCCGCCGCGATATCGGCAACGGCCTGTCGGACGCCACCGTGTCCCTGCGCCTGCGCTATGAAATCACCCGCGAGGTCGCGCCCTATATCGGCATCTCGTTCGGCCGCAAGTTCGGCGACACGGCGCGCTACGCCCAAGCGGATGGCGACAGCCGTTCCGACCGCGCCCTGCTCGCGGGCGTGCGCATCCGCTTCTAG